Proteins encoded in a region of the Sander lucioperca isolate FBNREF2018 chromosome 4, SLUC_FBN_1.2, whole genome shotgun sequence genome:
- the LOC116065641 gene encoding sialoadhesin-like isoform X1 — protein MRGAAMSSTAAARGFVVFLLSVPVMQGQNWRVTYNLTEICALKGSTVEISCTYRYPSRINGRETTVEKTIWFTQVSDSEPVDLRTDSEYSGRVQSHCGKNSCTLRISDLRERDSAEYKFMFTTNLPDGSVAGEPGVTLSVTDPDLRVQVKPIVHQGYTKAELKCHSPCRLPDHPSYIWYKSGQEIEAETSSLKISFELTDSYSCALKGREDFPSPSVCVYGQHCHRVLYADRSICAFKGSSVDIYCMFSSYESITSKFWFSPERSHQWQSASQPEDLSTDSQYTGRVQVIETWRGRSTLRISDLRERDSAEYHFKFITPNFEWRSSLPGTTLTVTDPDMQVQVRRSLYTSWAELKCHSRCHLPDHSSYIWYKNGQKVQKKTSCFYSGYSFGSADSYSCAVKGHEDFPSPSECVHGQSCNRVTYTDSSICASKGSSVNISCMYNSYQDQVKSTFWFSRECNHQWQNPSQPEDLSEDSQYTGHVHVETERGRSTLRISDLRERDSAEYHFKFITPNFEWRSSLPGTTLTVTALRVKVNRNIVYPSYTYAELTCHSSCSPADGLSYVWFKNGARIMKEESSSYKDRFYLGDIISCALKGHDNYRSLAVYALKVPSVSVSPFGEIMEGTSVTLTCSSDANPAATYTWYKENQKLLNKEPQLVFSSIQSCDSGEYYCAAENELGKRTSEYIFINVKYAPKLPSVSVSPSAEIVEGSSVTLTCSSDANPAANYTWYKENQTLLQGPEDIYHFPSVSSEDRGSYHCKSENQHGELASKSVFIDVQYGPKLPSVSVSPSAEIVEGSSVTLTCSSDANPAANYTWYKENEDSPKASGQIFTITDFRAEHSGNYYCEAQNRRGRQNSTLHLIVVEGAWKSSAVGTTTAVVLAVILLSVFMLARKKSASKQSPESKERPKPREQYLTTQRQLDNRQEDLHYASVQFSKNQPDSLYIRPARLHREEEEESIVYAAVTFKRSQTGRIQLHCTAQSTKHLLNTEGISSLLFILSSLFI, from the exons ATGAGAGGAGCAGCTATgagttcaacagcagcagcGAGGGGTTTTGTTGTCTTCCTTCTCTCTGTGCCAG TAATGCAGGGTCAGAACTGGAGAGTGACTTACAATCTTACTGAGATCTGTGCCTTAAAGGGATCAACAGTGGAAATAAGCTGCACCTACAGATACCCATCCAGAATAAATGGCCGTGAAACTACAGTGGAAAAAACAATTTGGTTTACTCAAGTAAGTGATAGTGAGCCTGTGGATCTGAGAACAGACTCAGAGTATTCAGGCCGTGTGCAGTCTCACTGCGGTAAGAACAGTTGCACTCTGAGAATCtcagacctgagagagagagactcagctGAGTACAAGTTCATGTTCACAACAAACCTACCAGATGGGAGTGTTGCTGGTGAACCTGGAGTCACTTTGTCTGTCACAG ATCCAGATCTACGGGTTCAGGTGAAACCAATAGTCCACCAGGGTTATAccaaggcagagctgaagtgtcACAGCCCTTGTCGTCTCCCTGACCATCCTTCCTACATCTGGTACAAGAGTGGACAAGAAATTGAGGCAGAAACATCTTCTTTAAAAATCTCCTTTGAGTTGACAGACAGCTATTCCTGTGCTCTTAAAGGACGTGAGGATTTCCCCTCTCCTTCAGTGT GTGTCTATGGTCAGCACTGCCACAGAGTGCTGTACGCTGACAGAAGCATCTGTGCCTTCAAAGGCTCATCAGTGGACATTTATTGCATGTTCAGCAGTTATGAATCTATCACATCTAAATTCTGGTTCAGTCCTGAACGTAGTCATCAGTGGCAGAGTGCTTCCCAGCCTGAGGACCTTAGTACAGACTCCCAGTATACAGGTCGTGTTCAGGTCATTGAAACATGGAGAGGACGCTCCACTCTGAGAATCTctgacctgagagagagagactcagctGAGTATCACTTCAAATTCATAACACCAAACTTTGAATGGAGGAGTAGTTTACCTGGTACAACTCTGACTGTCACAG atccaGATATGCAGGTGCAGGTGAGGAGATCATTGTATACTTCCTGGGCAGAACTGAAGTGTCACAGCCGTTGTCATCTACCTGATCATTCTTCCTATATCTGGTACAAGAACGGACAGAaagttcagaaaaaaacatcttgtTTTTATTCTGGCTATAGCTTTGGTTCTGCAGACAGCTATTCGTGTGCTGTAAAAGGACATGAGGATTTCCCCTCTCCTTCAGAGT gTGTCCATGGTCAATCCTGCAACAGAGTGACGTACACTGACAGCAGCATCTGCGCCTCCAAAGGCTCTTCAGTGAACATTTCTTGCATGTACAACAGTTACCAAGATCAAGTTAAATCTACATTCTGGTTCAGTCGTGAGTGTAATCATCAGTGGCAGAATCCTTCCCAGCCTGAAGACCTTAGTGAAGACTCCCAGTATACAGGTCATGTTCAtgtagaaacagagagaggacgctccactctgagaatctctgacctgagagagagagactcagctGAGTATCACTTCAAATTCATAACACCAAACTTTGAATGGAGGAGTAGTTTACCTGGAACAACTCTGACTGTCACAG CTCTCCGGGTTAAGGTGAACAGAAACATAGTCTACCCTTCTTATACCTATGCAGAGCTGACGTGTCACAGCAGCTGCAGTCCAGCTGATGGGCTTTCCTACGTCTGGTTCAAGAATGGAGCGAGAATCATGAAGGAGGAAAGTTCTTCATATAAAGACCGGTTTTATCTCGGAGACATCATCTCCTGTGCTTTAAAAGGACATGACAATTACAGATCTTTGGCAGTGT ATGCTTTGAAGGttccctctgtgtcagtgagtcccTTTGGTGAAATCATGGAGGGCACTTCGGTGACTTTGACCTGCAGCAGTGATGCTAATCCAGCAGCTACTTATACCTGGTACAAGGAGAACCAAAAACTTCTTAACAAAGAACCACAGCTTGTCTTCAGTTCCATCCAGTCCTGTGACTCTGGAGAATATTACTGTGCAGCTGAAAACGAGCTGGGAAAGAGGACATCTGAATACATCTTTATTAATGTGAAAT ATGCTCCAAAgcttccctctgtgtcagtgagtccctctgctgagatagtggagggcagttcagtgactctgacctgtagcagtgatgctaaCCCAGCAGCTAACTACACCTGGTACAAGGAGAACCAAACACTGCTTCAAGGACCAGAAGACATCTATCATTTCCCCTCCGTCAGTTCTGAGGACAGAGGGAGCTACCACTGCAAGTCTGAGAATCAACACGGAGAGTTAGCCTCTAAGTCTGTATTTATAGATGTTCAGT ATGGTCCAAAgcttccctctgtgtcagtgagtccctctgctgagatagtggagggcagttcagtgactctgacctgtagcagtgatgctaaCCCAGCAGCTAACTACACCTGGTACAAGGAGAATGAAGACTCACCAAAAGCATCAGGACAGATCTTCACCATCACTGACTTCAGAGCTGAACACAGTGGGAATTATTACTGTGAAGCCCAGAACAGAAGAGGACGTCAGAACTCCACCTTACATCTGATTGTTGTAGAAG GAGCATGGAAATCATCAGCCGTTGGAACAACCACTGCTGTTGTCCTGGCTGTCATACTGCTCTCTGTTTTTATGTTGGCTAG AAAGAAGAGTGCTTCCAAGCAATCACCTGAGTCTAAAGAGAGACCAAAACCCAGGGAACAG TATCTAACTACTCAGAGACAGCTGGACAATAGGCAGGAGGACCTTCACTATGCCAGTGTCCAGTTCTCCAAGAACCAGCCAGATTCTCTCTACATCAGACCAGCTCGGCtccacagagaggaggaggaagagagcatTGTGTACGCTGCCGTCACATTTAAGAG AAGTCAGACGGGGAGGATTCAGCTGCATTGTACAGCACAATCAACAAAACACCTGCTGAACACAGAAGGAATCTCCAGCCTGCTATTTATATTGAGTAGTTTGTTTATTTAA
- the LOC116065641 gene encoding B-cell receptor CD22-like isoform X2 translates to MRGAAMSSTAAARGFVVFLLSVPVMQGQNWRVTYNLTEICALKGSTVEISCTYRYPSRINGRETTVEKTIWFTQVSDSEPVDLRTDSEYSGRVQSHCGKNSCTLRISDLRERDSAEYKFMFTTNLPDGSVAGEPGVTLSVTDPDLRVQVKPIVHQGYTKAELKCHSPCRLPDHPSYIWYKSGQEIEAETSSLKISFELTDSYSCALKGREDFPSPSVCVYGQHCHRVLYADRSICAFKGSSVDIYCMFSSYESITSKFWFSPERSHQWQSASQPEDLSTDSQYTGRVQVIETWRGRSTLRISDLRERDSAEYHFKFITPNFEWRSSLPGTTLTVTDPDMQVQVRRSLYTSWAELKCHSRCHLPDHSSYIWYKNGQKVQKKTSCFYSGYSFGSADSYSCAVKGHEDFPSPSECVHGQSCNRVTYTDSSICASKGSSVNISCMYNSYQDQVKSTFWFSRECNHQWQNPSQPEDLSEDSQYTGHVHVETERGRSTLRISDLRERDSAEYHFKFITPNFEWRSSLPGTTLTVTALRVKVNRNIVYPSYTYAELTCHSSCSPADGLSYVWFKNGARIMKEESSSYKDRFYLGDIISCALKGHDNYRSLAVYALKVPSVSVSPFGEIMEGTSVTLTCSSDANPAATYTWYKENQKLLNKEPQLVFSSIQSCDSGEYYCAAENELGKRTSEYIFINVKYAPKLPSVSVSPSAEIVEGSSVTLTCSSDANPAANYTWYKENQTLLQGPEDIYHFPSVSSEDRGSYHCKSENQHGELASKSVFIDVQYGPKLPSVSVSPSAEIVEGSSVTLTCSSDANPAANYTWYKENEDSPKASGQIFTITDFRAEHSGNYYCEAQNRRGRQNSTLHLIVVEGAWKSSAVGTTTAVVLAVILLSVFMLARKKSASKQSPESKERPKPREQYLTTQRQLDNRQEDLHYASVQFSKNQPDSLYIRPARLHREEEEESIVYAAVTFKRSQKSDGEDSAALYSTINKTPAEHRRNLQPAIYIE, encoded by the exons ATGAGAGGAGCAGCTATgagttcaacagcagcagcGAGGGGTTTTGTTGTCTTCCTTCTCTCTGTGCCAG TAATGCAGGGTCAGAACTGGAGAGTGACTTACAATCTTACTGAGATCTGTGCCTTAAAGGGATCAACAGTGGAAATAAGCTGCACCTACAGATACCCATCCAGAATAAATGGCCGTGAAACTACAGTGGAAAAAACAATTTGGTTTACTCAAGTAAGTGATAGTGAGCCTGTGGATCTGAGAACAGACTCAGAGTATTCAGGCCGTGTGCAGTCTCACTGCGGTAAGAACAGTTGCACTCTGAGAATCtcagacctgagagagagagactcagctGAGTACAAGTTCATGTTCACAACAAACCTACCAGATGGGAGTGTTGCTGGTGAACCTGGAGTCACTTTGTCTGTCACAG ATCCAGATCTACGGGTTCAGGTGAAACCAATAGTCCACCAGGGTTATAccaaggcagagctgaagtgtcACAGCCCTTGTCGTCTCCCTGACCATCCTTCCTACATCTGGTACAAGAGTGGACAAGAAATTGAGGCAGAAACATCTTCTTTAAAAATCTCCTTTGAGTTGACAGACAGCTATTCCTGTGCTCTTAAAGGACGTGAGGATTTCCCCTCTCCTTCAGTGT GTGTCTATGGTCAGCACTGCCACAGAGTGCTGTACGCTGACAGAAGCATCTGTGCCTTCAAAGGCTCATCAGTGGACATTTATTGCATGTTCAGCAGTTATGAATCTATCACATCTAAATTCTGGTTCAGTCCTGAACGTAGTCATCAGTGGCAGAGTGCTTCCCAGCCTGAGGACCTTAGTACAGACTCCCAGTATACAGGTCGTGTTCAGGTCATTGAAACATGGAGAGGACGCTCCACTCTGAGAATCTctgacctgagagagagagactcagctGAGTATCACTTCAAATTCATAACACCAAACTTTGAATGGAGGAGTAGTTTACCTGGTACAACTCTGACTGTCACAG atccaGATATGCAGGTGCAGGTGAGGAGATCATTGTATACTTCCTGGGCAGAACTGAAGTGTCACAGCCGTTGTCATCTACCTGATCATTCTTCCTATATCTGGTACAAGAACGGACAGAaagttcagaaaaaaacatcttgtTTTTATTCTGGCTATAGCTTTGGTTCTGCAGACAGCTATTCGTGTGCTGTAAAAGGACATGAGGATTTCCCCTCTCCTTCAGAGT gTGTCCATGGTCAATCCTGCAACAGAGTGACGTACACTGACAGCAGCATCTGCGCCTCCAAAGGCTCTTCAGTGAACATTTCTTGCATGTACAACAGTTACCAAGATCAAGTTAAATCTACATTCTGGTTCAGTCGTGAGTGTAATCATCAGTGGCAGAATCCTTCCCAGCCTGAAGACCTTAGTGAAGACTCCCAGTATACAGGTCATGTTCAtgtagaaacagagagaggacgctccactctgagaatctctgacctgagagagagagactcagctGAGTATCACTTCAAATTCATAACACCAAACTTTGAATGGAGGAGTAGTTTACCTGGAACAACTCTGACTGTCACAG CTCTCCGGGTTAAGGTGAACAGAAACATAGTCTACCCTTCTTATACCTATGCAGAGCTGACGTGTCACAGCAGCTGCAGTCCAGCTGATGGGCTTTCCTACGTCTGGTTCAAGAATGGAGCGAGAATCATGAAGGAGGAAAGTTCTTCATATAAAGACCGGTTTTATCTCGGAGACATCATCTCCTGTGCTTTAAAAGGACATGACAATTACAGATCTTTGGCAGTGT ATGCTTTGAAGGttccctctgtgtcagtgagtcccTTTGGTGAAATCATGGAGGGCACTTCGGTGACTTTGACCTGCAGCAGTGATGCTAATCCAGCAGCTACTTATACCTGGTACAAGGAGAACCAAAAACTTCTTAACAAAGAACCACAGCTTGTCTTCAGTTCCATCCAGTCCTGTGACTCTGGAGAATATTACTGTGCAGCTGAAAACGAGCTGGGAAAGAGGACATCTGAATACATCTTTATTAATGTGAAAT ATGCTCCAAAgcttccctctgtgtcagtgagtccctctgctgagatagtggagggcagttcagtgactctgacctgtagcagtgatgctaaCCCAGCAGCTAACTACACCTGGTACAAGGAGAACCAAACACTGCTTCAAGGACCAGAAGACATCTATCATTTCCCCTCCGTCAGTTCTGAGGACAGAGGGAGCTACCACTGCAAGTCTGAGAATCAACACGGAGAGTTAGCCTCTAAGTCTGTATTTATAGATGTTCAGT ATGGTCCAAAgcttccctctgtgtcagtgagtccctctgctgagatagtggagggcagttcagtgactctgacctgtagcagtgatgctaaCCCAGCAGCTAACTACACCTGGTACAAGGAGAATGAAGACTCACCAAAAGCATCAGGACAGATCTTCACCATCACTGACTTCAGAGCTGAACACAGTGGGAATTATTACTGTGAAGCCCAGAACAGAAGAGGACGTCAGAACTCCACCTTACATCTGATTGTTGTAGAAG GAGCATGGAAATCATCAGCCGTTGGAACAACCACTGCTGTTGTCCTGGCTGTCATACTGCTCTCTGTTTTTATGTTGGCTAG AAAGAAGAGTGCTTCCAAGCAATCACCTGAGTCTAAAGAGAGACCAAAACCCAGGGAACAG TATCTAACTACTCAGAGACAGCTGGACAATAGGCAGGAGGACCTTCACTATGCCAGTGTCCAGTTCTCCAAGAACCAGCCAGATTCTCTCTACATCAGACCAGCTCGGCtccacagagaggaggaggaagagagcatTGTGTACGCTGCCGTCACATTTAAGAG AAGTCAGAAGTCAGACGGGGAGGATTCAGCTGCATTGTACAGCACAATCAACAAAACACCTGCTGAACACAGAAGGAATCTCCAGCCTGCTATTTATATTGAGTAG